A single region of the Stigmatopora argus isolate UIUO_Sarg chromosome 6, RoL_Sarg_1.0, whole genome shotgun sequence genome encodes:
- the suox gene encoding sulfite oxidase, mitochondrial, with the protein MLLLRRCSGLTPFGPLTPLRPRAAVAAEWRTLRLLSGGSNSEDQRWRNAGYSLSWRRALAGLLAGTGAVMAYGLNRHKADAASVAVTPQNSQLRVFSQEEVTKHRTLQDGVWVTFNGSVYDITEFVAMHPGGDKILLAAGGALEPFWALYAVHNQDHVLEILSEYKVGELRAEDRKKQQSATSSDPYSADPERHPALRVNSLKPFNAEPPTEILSDSYVTPSAIFFKRNHLPVPKVDPASYELQVDGLPGGGLKLSLEDLKSRFPKHTVTATLQCAGNRRSEMNAVKQVKGLNWGIAAISNGVWAGARLRDVLLAAGYGPHTAQWARHVQFEGLDKDVTGTTYGASIPVNKAMSEEGDVLLAYEMNGEPLPADHGFPLRVVVPGTVGARNVKWLSKITVSAEESDSHWQQNDYKGFSPTTDWDTVDFKSAPAIQELPVQSAITVPAPGASVLRGDQEVTVKGYAWSGGGRQVVRVDVSLDGGKTWQVARLKSGDSGETPKPSPPPGRAWAWKLWELTLPLPPDTRQLEIVCKAVDDSYNMQPDTVAPIWNLRGVLSNAWHRVKVTIRDAE; encoded by the exons ATGTTGCTGCTTCGACGCTGTTCAGGTCTAACTCCATTTGGACCCCTCACGCCTCTGAG GCCCCGTGCAGCCGTTGCCGCAGAGTGGCGCACGCTTCGTCTTTTAAGCGGCGGCAGCAACAGCGAGGACCAGAGATGGCGGAACGCTGGGTACAGTCTGAGCTGGAGACGAGCCCTGGCGGGTCTCCTGGCCGGGACGGGAGCTGTAATGGCTTATGGCCTCAACCGTCATAAG GCGGACGCCGCTAGTGTTGCGGTCACGCCGCAGAATTCCCAACTTCGCGTCTTCAGCCAAGAAGAGGTCACCAAGCACCGCACGCTGCAAGATGGCGTTTGGGTCACTTTCAACGGAAGCGTCTATGACATCACCGAGTTTGTCGCCATGCACCCCGGTGGAGATAAAATCCTGCTGGCGGCAGGTGGGGCCCTCGAACCCTTTTGGGCGCTCTACGCGGTGCACAACCAGGATCACGTGCTGGAAATCCTCTCAGAATACAAG GTTGGCGAGTTGCGAGCAGAGGATCGAAAGAAGCAGCAAAGCGCCACGTCATCGGATCCGTATTCGGCGGACCCCGAGCGACACCCCGCGCTGCGTGTCAACAGCCTGAAGCCCTTCAACGCCGAGCCGCCGACGGAAATCCTCTCAGACAGTTACGTCACGCCCTCTGCCATCTTCTTCAAGAGGAACCACCTTCCCGTTCCTAAAGTGGATCCGGCCTCGTATGAACTGCAGGTGGACGGCCTGCCCGGAGGGGGTCTCAAGCTCTCCTTGGAGGACTTGAAGAGCCGCTTCCCCAAACACACGGTGACGGCCACACTGCAGTGCGCGGGCAACCGGCGCTCCGAGATGAACGCCGTCAAGCAGGTGAAGGGACTGAATTGGGGAATCGCCGCCATCAGTAACGGCGTATGGGCCGGCGCCCGCCTCCGGGACGTGCTGCTGGCGGCCGGCTACGGTCCGCACACGGCGCAGTGGGCGCGCCACGTTCAGTTCGAGGGACTGGACAAAGACGTAACGGGGACGACTTACGGCGCATCCATCCCCGTAAACAAGGCGATGAGCGAGGAAGGCGACGTGCTTCTGGCTTACGAGATGAACGGCGAGCCTCTCCCGGCCGACCACGGCTTTCCGCTTCGGGTGGTGGTGCCCGGAACGGTGGGCGCGCGCAACGTCAAGTGGCTTTCCAAGATCACGGTGAGCGCCGAGGAGAGCGACAGCCACTGGCAGCAGAACGACTACAAGGGCTTCTCGCCGACCACCGACTGGGACACGGTGGACTTTAAGTCCGCGCCGGCCATTCAAGAACTCCCCGTCCAGTCGGCCATCACCGTGCCCGCGCCGGGCGCCTCCGTCCTCCGCGGGGACCAAGAAGTGACGGTGAAGGGCTACGCTTGGAGCGGCGGCGGACGCCAAGTGGTGCGCGTGGACGTATCCCTGGACGGGGGCAAGACGTGGCAGGTGGCCCGCCTGAAGAGTGGCGACAGCGGGGAAACTCCAAAGCCTTCGCCCCCGCCGGGGAGGGCCTGGGCATGGAAGCTTTGGGAACTGACGCTCCCTCTTCCCCCCGATACTCGGCAGCTGGAGATCGTCTGCAAGGCGGTGGATGACAGCTACAACATGCAGCCCGACACGGTGGCGCCTATCTGGAACCTTCGAGGGGTGCTGAGTAACGCCTGGC